In Streptomyces capitiformicae, one genomic interval encodes:
- the helR gene encoding RNA polymerase recycling motor ATPase HelR yields MTSLTTSVFALPDRLAAKADPALIAGDEEHFAAVAECLEQTIAEVSGLLDATRRAPGGIGRAAMDRDAEIHRLTARLRALRRFGLDLCLGRMVGADAPEPVYVGRLGLKDSTGRQLLVDWRSPAAEPFFGATHADPMGLASRRRYRWTGGRIGDYWDEVFTSDGFVGHAALDDQSAFIASLGGDRSARMRDVLGTIQADQDAIIRAGSRGALVVDGGPGTGKTVVALHRSAYLLYSDPRLGHRRGGVLFVGPHRPYLDYVADVLPSLGEEGVQTCTLRDLVAEGAGAAIEADPEVARLKSSAEMVKAIEKAVRFYEEPPTEGMTVTTHWSDVWLGADDWAAAFEAAEPGTPHNEARDQVWEELLTILVDKHEGDTSADGGEVSADLLRKSLRQNRELLTAFNRAWPLLEAADLVSDLWSVPAYLRMCAPWLGRDDVQRLQRADAQAWTVSDLPLLDAARQRLGDPEASRRKRRQEAALAAQREHMAQVVDNLIAAAADSGADGDDGEGLVTMLRGEDAQVSLVNEAELPTADPDLLAGPFAHIVVDEAQELTDAEWQMLLLRCPSRSFTIVGDRAQARHGFTESWRERLERIGLDRIDLASLSINYRTPEEIMAAAEPVIRAALPDANVPTSIRSGGVPVAHGPASDLHSILDGWLTAHADGIACVIGDPDFRPTTPRVRSLTPELSKGLEFDLVVLVDPDNFGTGIEGAVDRYVAMTRATQQLVVLTSP; encoded by the coding sequence GTGACCTCGCTGACCACCAGCGTGTTCGCCCTTCCCGACCGCCTCGCCGCCAAGGCGGACCCGGCTCTGATCGCCGGTGACGAGGAGCACTTCGCGGCCGTCGCCGAGTGCCTGGAGCAGACGATCGCCGAGGTGTCCGGCCTCCTCGACGCCACGCGCAGGGCGCCGGGTGGCATCGGCAGGGCGGCGATGGACCGGGACGCGGAGATCCACCGGCTGACCGCTCGCCTGCGCGCACTGCGTCGCTTCGGCCTGGACCTGTGTCTCGGGCGGATGGTCGGTGCGGACGCCCCCGAGCCCGTGTACGTCGGACGGCTCGGCCTCAAGGACAGCACGGGCCGTCAGCTGCTGGTCGACTGGCGCTCCCCTGCGGCCGAGCCGTTCTTCGGGGCCACCCACGCCGACCCGATGGGACTGGCGAGCCGCCGCAGGTACCGCTGGACCGGCGGCCGGATCGGCGACTACTGGGACGAGGTGTTCACCTCGGACGGATTCGTCGGGCACGCCGCGCTCGACGACCAGTCCGCCTTCATCGCCAGCCTGGGCGGCGATCGGTCGGCCCGGATGCGGGACGTGCTCGGCACCATCCAGGCCGACCAGGACGCCATCATCCGCGCGGGATCGCGCGGTGCCCTCGTCGTCGACGGCGGCCCGGGTACGGGCAAGACCGTCGTCGCCCTGCACCGCTCCGCCTACCTCCTCTACTCCGACCCCCGTCTCGGGCACCGCCGGGGTGGCGTGCTGTTCGTCGGCCCGCACCGGCCGTACCTGGACTACGTCGCCGACGTCCTCCCCAGCCTCGGCGAGGAGGGCGTACAGACCTGCACCCTGCGGGACCTGGTCGCGGAGGGAGCCGGGGCCGCGATCGAGGCCGACCCCGAGGTGGCCCGTCTGAAGTCGTCCGCGGAGATGGTGAAGGCGATCGAAAAGGCCGTCAGGTTCTACGAGGAGCCGCCCACCGAGGGCATGACGGTCACGACCCACTGGTCCGACGTCTGGCTGGGCGCCGACGACTGGGCCGCGGCGTTCGAGGCGGCAGAACCCGGCACCCCGCACAACGAGGCACGCGACCAGGTCTGGGAGGAACTGCTCACGATCCTGGTGGACAAGCACGAGGGCGACACCTCGGCGGATGGCGGTGAGGTCTCGGCCGACCTGCTCCGCAAGTCGCTGCGGCAGAACAGGGAGCTGCTCACGGCCTTCAACCGCGCGTGGCCACTGCTCGAAGCGGCCGACCTCGTCTCCGACCTGTGGTCGGTACCCGCCTACCTGCGGATGTGCGCTCCCTGGCTCGGCCGTGACGACGTTCAGCGGCTGCAACGCGCGGACGCCCAGGCCTGGACGGTGTCCGACCTGCCACTCCTGGACGCGGCCCGGCAACGGCTCGGCGACCCGGAGGCATCACGTCGCAAGCGTCGACAGGAAGCCGCACTCGCCGCCCAGCGTGAGCACATGGCCCAGGTCGTCGACAACCTGATCGCGGCCGCGGCCGACTCCGGCGCCGACGGTGACGACGGCGAAGGTCTGGTGACGATGCTGCGCGGCGAGGACGCCCAGGTCAGTCTGGTCAACGAGGCCGAACTGCCCACCGCCGACCCGGACCTGCTGGCCGGCCCGTTCGCGCACATCGTCGTCGACGAGGCTCAGGAACTGACCGACGCGGAGTGGCAGATGCTGCTGCTGCGCTGCCCGTCCCGGAGCTTCACCATCGTCGGGGACCGCGCCCAGGCCCGGCACGGGTTCACCGAGTCGTGGCGGGAACGGCTCGAACGCATCGGGCTCGACCGGATCGACCTGGCCTCTCTGAGCATCAACTACCGGACGCCGGAAGAGATCATGGCGGCGGCCGAGCCGGTCATCCGGGCCGCGCTCCCGGACGCCAACGTCCCCACCTCCATCCGCAGCGGCGGCGTCCCCGTCGCCCACGGACCCGCCTCGGACCTGCACTCGATCCTCGACGGCTGGCTCACCGCACACGCCGACGGAATCGCCTGCGTCATCGGCGATCCCGACTTCCGGCCGACGACGCCCCGCGTCCGGTCACTGACCCCGGAACTGTCGAAGGGGCTCGAATTCGACCTGGTCGTCCTGGTCGACCCGGACAACTTCGGCACGGGCATCGAGGGAGCGGTCGACCGCTATGTCGCGATGACCCGGGCGACCCAGCAGCTCGTCGTCCTCACGAGCCCCTGA
- a CDS encoding 2-oxoglutarate and iron-dependent oxygenase domain-containing protein → MAELKTFVLPSTVEGSDTDKALGQALIAAWQVDGIFQIQATPEQESVTGRALEASRDFFSRPLKDKARTYPTSPTADMSRPERRRRPGRRTARRYSPSAPTFRRTIPASKPHGRATAPPPGRRTGTPRP, encoded by the coding sequence ATGGCAGAGCTGAAAACCTTCGTACTGCCTTCCACCGTTGAAGGCAGCGACACGGACAAAGCGTTGGGGCAGGCGCTCATCGCCGCCTGGCAAGTCGACGGAATCTTCCAGATTCAGGCCACTCCTGAACAGGAATCCGTCACCGGGCGGGCTCTCGAAGCGTCCCGGGACTTCTTCAGCCGTCCGCTCAAGGACAAGGCCAGAACGTATCCGACCTCACCTACAGCGGATATGTCGCGTCCGGAGAGGAGGAGACGGCCGGGGAGAAGGACGGCTCGGAGGTATTCACCGTCTGCCCCGACATTCCGGAGGACGATCCCCGCGTCCAAGCCGCATGGCCGTGCCACGGCCCCGCCCCCTGGCCGTCGGACCGGTACGCCGCGGCCATGA
- a CDS encoding 2OG-Fe(II) oxygenase family protein — translation MKGYMGAVGDIGQRLLRLTALGLGLDDMEHFTRLTDDGWHHMRVLRFPPADATSERGIGSHTDYGLLVIAVQDDVGGLYIRPPVPGEERGRNWLPDESMAGRYENDEPWTFVTPVPSVFTVFPGDIMQFITGGHLLSTPHKVRLADRERYTLAYFHEPAFQAVARPLDATGADEFIHYGTHFTNMFMRCYPERAATARIEKEERLAVLERLRKEALNL, via the coding sequence ATGAAGGGCTACATGGGCGCCGTCGGCGACATCGGCCAACGCCTGCTCCGACTGACCGCTCTGGGCCTCGGCCTGGACGACATGGAGCACTTCACGCGGCTCACCGACGACGGCTGGCACCACATGCGGGTGCTGCGCTTCCCGCCGGCGGACGCCACCTCGGAGCGCGGCATCGGCTCCCACACCGACTACGGTCTGCTCGTCATCGCGGTCCAGGACGACGTCGGCGGCCTCTACATCCGGCCGCCCGTCCCGGGTGAGGAACGCGGACGCAACTGGCTGCCCGACGAGTCCATGGCCGGGCGGTACGAGAACGACGAGCCCTGGACCTTCGTCACCCCGGTTCCCTCGGTGTTCACCGTCTTCCCGGGGGACATCATGCAGTTCATCACCGGTGGACACCTTCTCTCCACCCCGCACAAGGTGCGCCTGGCCGACCGTGAGCGCTACACCCTCGCGTACTTCCACGAGCCCGCGTTCCAGGCAGTCGCCCGCCCCCTGGACGCGACCGGGGCGGACGAGTTCATCCACTACGGCACCCACTTCACCAACATGTTCATGCGGTGCTACCCCGAGCGCGCCGCCACCGCGCGCATCGAGAAGGAGGAGCGGCTGGCCGTACTCGAGCGGCTGCGCAAAGAGGCCCTCAACCTCTGA
- a CDS encoding methyltransferase domain-containing protein, with amino-acid sequence MDERTVRPVEGATADLADGFHDVDSTGTARDFIAYLRKAEQSESGRVVREATYRPLEGVSGKGADIGCGTGRTVADLGRLGKDVVGVDSSQAMVDAAVTRFPHCRFVKGDALALEFGDAELSWYRAERVFVHFHDPTQALSEASRVLKPRGTIVMADPDLDSMVLSSRFPKTTKAVKDAFCSAIPNPHAGTRNAAHLTHSGFTDIEVTPVMVTMSDYASAFHLMVEPALTAALAQGEISQEAAAEWTSDLHDLSRRAAFTAATTFFVTTARVRG; translated from the coding sequence ATGGACGAGAGAACGGTCCGCCCGGTGGAGGGGGCCACGGCAGACCTCGCCGATGGTTTCCATGACGTCGACTCGACGGGTACGGCCAGGGACTTCATCGCCTATCTGCGGAAGGCGGAGCAGAGCGAGAGCGGAAGGGTCGTGCGTGAGGCCACGTACCGCCCCCTGGAGGGAGTTTCCGGCAAGGGCGCGGACATCGGCTGCGGTACGGGGCGTACCGTCGCGGACCTCGGCCGACTCGGCAAGGACGTGGTCGGTGTCGACAGCAGTCAGGCCATGGTCGATGCCGCGGTGACCCGGTTCCCGCACTGTCGCTTCGTCAAGGGCGATGCCCTCGCCCTCGAATTCGGAGATGCCGAACTGTCGTGGTATCGCGCCGAGCGGGTCTTCGTCCATTTCCACGATCCCACGCAGGCACTTTCGGAGGCGAGCAGAGTTCTGAAACCGCGCGGGACGATCGTCATGGCCGATCCCGACCTCGACTCGATGGTGCTGAGTTCCCGTTTCCCGAAGACCACGAAGGCGGTCAAGGACGCATTCTGCTCGGCGATTCCGAATCCGCACGCGGGCACCCGGAATGCCGCCCACCTCACGCATTCCGGATTCACCGATATAGAGGTGACACCTGTCATGGTGACCATGAGCGATTACGCCTCGGCATTCCACCTCATGGTGGAACCGGCTCTCACCGCGGCACTGGCACAGGGGGAAATCAGTCAGGAGGCCGCCGCCGAGTGGACAAGCGACCTCCATGACCTCTCCCGTCGGGCCGCGTTCACGGCGGCCACCACATTTTTCGTGACCACGGCTCGAGTCAGAGGTTGA
- a CDS encoding helix-turn-helix transcriptional regulator codes for MTEKTPPVSDDDRQVKRGITALRDTTGVDLAFGGVVARGRHAQLTEFAGNTTGALFGLTLGFGMGLGGKVVALHRPIAVNDYANSKQISHHYDLMVAAEGLHAVVAAPVVVNRTVRAVMYGAVRQSVGLGDRTIDAVMHAARGLEQNLAVRDEVRRRLDALNEPAETSGRTEGRMPRRQTSPQWETIREAYAELRVLAHQLTDTELRDRVVAVCDKLAGAGAPASPRLGALSSRELDVLSCVALGRTNADVADELGLRAETVKSYLRSAMRRLGCHSRMETVVTARQLGLLP; via the coding sequence ATGACAGAGAAAACACCCCCCGTTTCGGACGACGACCGCCAAGTCAAACGTGGCATCACGGCGTTACGTGACACCACCGGTGTGGATCTGGCCTTCGGCGGTGTCGTGGCCAGAGGCCGGCACGCACAACTCACCGAGTTCGCCGGCAACACCACAGGAGCCCTGTTCGGGCTGACCCTCGGGTTCGGCATGGGACTCGGCGGCAAGGTCGTGGCGCTGCACCGCCCCATCGCCGTCAACGACTACGCGAACTCCAAGCAGATCAGCCACCACTACGACCTGATGGTCGCCGCGGAGGGCCTCCACGCCGTCGTGGCGGCGCCCGTGGTGGTGAACCGGACGGTGCGGGCCGTCATGTACGGCGCGGTCCGCCAGTCCGTCGGGCTGGGTGACCGGACCATCGACGCCGTCATGCACGCCGCCCGCGGTCTGGAACAGAACCTGGCCGTGCGTGACGAGGTGAGGCGTCGGCTCGACGCTCTCAACGAGCCCGCGGAGACCTCCGGCCGGACGGAGGGACGGATGCCCCGCCGACAGACGTCCCCCCAGTGGGAGACGATCCGCGAGGCATACGCGGAGCTGCGGGTGCTCGCCCACCAACTCACGGACACCGAACTGCGGGACCGGGTCGTCGCGGTGTGCGACAAGCTGGCCGGCGCCGGAGCCCCTGCCTCCCCCCGCCTCGGCGCCCTCTCCTCGCGGGAGCTCGACGTGCTGTCGTGCGTCGCGCTCGGGCGCACCAACGCCGACGTGGCGGACGAACTCGGGCTTCGGGCCGAAACGGTGAAGAGCTATCTGCGCAGCGCGATGCGCAGGCTGGGATGCCACTCACGTATGGAGACCGTCGTGACGGCCCGTCAACTGGGTCTGCTGCCCTGA
- a CDS encoding phenylacetate--CoA ligase family protein, whose product MVEYSLTDLVDFARRHSPFYRDLYAALPHGPVPVEDLPVLDHSDFWAANTAHDSQVLTGPLTDGIVFKSGGTTTEPKLSVYTRRELLAMSRLQGNGFAQAGLRPGDRVANLFYAGELYASFLFNVLCLQESSVPNVHLPLASAPLDYTAHVIHEFSATALMGPPTTICQLAARLTDSSCPATDVHLVMFGGESLYEDQRPLLGAAFPNAAIRSMGYGSVDGGMLGAPVADDPDPRVHRAHRPATVMEILDDDTDDPVTEPGRPGRLVVTDLARRLMPMIRYPTGDRGEWVDREDGRFRLLGRSDEGARVGPITLYLEDLRAVVRHVADGRLLVGMQVVQRRKAGKDELVLRVAGDLGDPATVGKAIAARLDEVRPMFAEHVEAGLINPLSVECVPASRLAVNPRTGKLLRLIDERQP is encoded by the coding sequence ATGGTCGAGTACAGCCTCACCGACCTCGTCGATTTCGCCCGTCGGCACTCGCCCTTCTACCGCGACCTGTACGCAGCCCTCCCGCACGGGCCGGTCCCTGTCGAGGACCTGCCCGTCCTCGACCACTCCGACTTCTGGGCGGCGAACACCGCCCACGACAGCCAGGTACTCACCGGCCCGCTCACCGACGGCATCGTCTTCAAGTCCGGCGGAACCACCACCGAGCCCAAGCTCTCCGTCTACACCCGGCGGGAACTCTTGGCCATGAGTCGACTGCAGGGCAACGGCTTCGCCCAGGCCGGACTGCGCCCCGGCGACCGCGTCGCCAATCTCTTCTACGCCGGTGAGCTCTACGCCAGTTTCCTGTTCAACGTGCTGTGCCTGCAGGAGTCGTCGGTGCCGAACGTGCACCTGCCCCTGGCCTCCGCCCCGCTGGACTACACGGCACACGTGATCCACGAGTTCTCCGCGACCGCGCTCATGGGTCCCCCGACCACCATCTGTCAACTGGCCGCCCGCCTCACCGACTCCAGCTGCCCGGCCACCGACGTCCACCTCGTGATGTTCGGCGGCGAGTCGCTCTACGAGGACCAACGCCCGCTTCTCGGGGCCGCGTTCCCGAACGCCGCGATCCGTTCCATGGGGTACGGCAGCGTGGACGGCGGCATGCTGGGCGCGCCCGTCGCGGACGACCCCGACCCACGGGTCCACCGCGCCCATCGCCCGGCGACCGTGATGGAGATCCTCGACGACGACACGGACGACCCGGTCACCGAACCGGGCAGGCCCGGCAGACTGGTCGTCACCGATCTGGCCCGGCGTCTGATGCCGATGATCCGGTACCCCACCGGGGACCGGGGCGAGTGGGTGGACCGCGAGGACGGCCGGTTCCGGCTGCTGGGCCGCTCCGACGAGGGCGCGCGGGTGGGCCCGATCACCCTGTATCTGGAGGACCTGCGCGCCGTCGTACGGCATGTGGCCGACGGCCGACTGCTCGTCGGCATGCAGGTCGTGCAACGCCGCAAGGCCGGGAAGGACGAGCTGGTGCTCCGGGTCGCCGGTGACCTCGGCGACCCCGCGACCGTGGGGAAGGCCATCGCGGCGCGGCTCGACGAGGTCCGCCCGATGTTCGCCGAGCACGTCGAAGCCGGACTCATCAACCCGCTGAGCGTGGAATGCGTCCCCGCGTCCCGGCTCGCCGTCAATCCCCGCACGGGGAAACTGCTCCGGCTCATCGACGAACGACAGCCGTGA